From the genome of Flavobacterium ovatum, one region includes:
- a CDS encoding aldo/keto reductase, producing MKQIELVPGIKSSVLGFGCAPIKGSEGNNKSARALSAAIDFGVTHFDIARSYGYGEAEAFVGKILRPYRKDIIIASKFGIKANNKAKLLAPLKPIIRFAKNLNGKSAAKPLTIQNNNVASLGNRFHSRIEINPFEMKKSLEESLKALKTDYLDYFFVHEPLYEIQDVAALFELAEELKKEGKIRAFGMAFMQNQKELHTNYLESFDILQFNNSPGILNYEDVKKDRSNKANIFFSPINGVENTLLPEEKLLKLNEDFPESVILCSMFNEKHLASNVKLFS from the coding sequence ATGAAACAAATAGAGCTTGTGCCTGGAATAAAATCTTCAGTTTTAGGTTTTGGTTGCGCACCAATAAAAGGTTCAGAGGGTAATAATAAATCTGCTAGAGCATTAAGTGCTGCTATAGATTTTGGCGTAACGCATTTTGACATAGCTCGCTCTTACGGATATGGAGAAGCAGAAGCTTTTGTCGGTAAAATTCTTAGGCCATATAGGAAAGACATTATTATTGCAAGTAAATTTGGTATTAAAGCAAATAATAAAGCTAAATTATTAGCTCCTTTAAAACCTATTATACGTTTTGCAAAGAACCTGAATGGGAAATCGGCTGCTAAACCTTTGACTATACAAAATAACAATGTTGCATCATTAGGAAATAGGTTTCATTCTAGAATTGAAATTAATCCGTTTGAAATGAAAAAAAGTTTAGAAGAAAGTTTAAAAGCGCTAAAAACTGATTATCTAGATTATTTTTTTGTACATGAACCATTATATGAAATACAGGATGTTGCTGCACTTTTTGAGTTAGCTGAAGAGCTTAAAAAAGAGGGGAAAATAAGAGCTTTTGGTATGGCATTTATGCAAAATCAAAAAGAACTACATACTAATTATTTAGAGAGTTTTGATATTCTTCAGTTTAATAATTCCCCAGGAATACTAAACTACGAAGATGTTAAAAAAGACCGTTCTAATAAGGCAAATATTTTTTTTTCACCTATAAATGGAGTTGAGAATACACTTTTACCGGAAGAAAAGTTGTTGAAATTAAATGAGGATTTTCCTGAAAGTGTAATACTTTGTTCTATGTTTAATGAAAAACACCTTGCGTCTAATGTAAAGTTATTCTCTTAA
- a CDS encoding glycosyltransferase family 2 protein → MNKIPITAIVSVKNESLNLPNCLIKLERFDQLIIVDSGSTDDTVSIAKGFGAEVIQFDWDGKFPKKRNWALQNVHIKNDWVLFLDADEFVTEAFVSEIEEKTKDPNYNGFTIHFENYFMGKKLRYGYGFNKSALFKKSKGAYEKIEEDLWSHLDMEVHEHPIIEGNIGVIKEKVVHKDFKTLEHYISKHNAYSSWEAHRYLQLKEGKNIQLSRNQKIKYFLMNTGLLPWVYFFGAYLLKFGFLDGKEGFYLAKYKANYFFQIQTKIIELKNKQ, encoded by the coding sequence TTGAATAAGATACCCATAACCGCTATAGTTTCGGTAAAAAATGAATCACTTAATTTGCCTAATTGTCTGATAAAATTAGAGCGTTTCGATCAATTAATTATTGTAGATTCAGGAAGTACAGATGATACCGTATCCATTGCAAAAGGGTTTGGTGCGGAAGTTATACAATTTGATTGGGATGGAAAGTTTCCAAAAAAGCGTAATTGGGCACTTCAAAATGTACATATAAAAAATGATTGGGTTTTATTTTTGGATGCCGATGAGTTTGTAACAGAAGCTTTTGTATCCGAAATTGAAGAAAAAACAAAAGATCCTAACTATAATGGTTTTACAATTCATTTTGAAAACTATTTTATGGGGAAAAAACTTCGCTATGGCTATGGTTTCAATAAATCGGCACTATTTAAAAAATCCAAAGGAGCTTATGAAAAAATAGAGGAAGATCTTTGGAGCCATTTAGATATGGAAGTACATGAACACCCAATCATCGAAGGGAATATAGGTGTTATAAAAGAAAAAGTAGTCCACAAAGATTTTAAAACACTCGAGCACTATATTAGTAAGCATAATGCTTATTCTAGTTGGGAAGCGCATCGTTACCTTCAACTGAAAGAAGGTAAAAATATTCAGTTGAGTCGAAATCAAAAAATCAAGTATTTTTTGATGAATACTGGTTTGCTACCCTGGGTCTATTTTTTTGGTGCTTACCTGCTTAAATTCGGTTTTTTAGACGGAAAAGAAGGCTTTTATTTGGCAAAGTATAAGGCTAATTACTTTTTCCAAATTCAAACAAAAATTATAGAATTAAAAAATAAACAATAA
- a CDS encoding acyltransferase family protein: MIKLKERNHTIDAFRVLAIFGVVAIHIKNDTSNAALIGNFFTPLSVPFFYIVSLLYFIIGLKSVGDNVVKKTFHKTFYRIVLPYLIWTVIYVLLRVIKAQLIGAESGIVFWRAFFYGESAVQLYFIPYLLSMQAIILSLYLLFKGNVKNKFYGITLLISTALFLKISIVNNCFGNSIGFVLIGIPSYISFAFLSTLFLSNRINIKTVCIGATIIAVIVALIENKIDLTISDYSALSPLLAFGLLLMGIGLYDSIRLPLVLTSATYGVYLAHILILEGFEFIIDKAQIILNYGFFEKLLLTVFIFGISIILLLLIRKYSLLRIFLLGEK; this comes from the coding sequence ATGATAAAATTAAAAGAGAGAAATCATACAATTGATGCTTTTCGTGTTTTAGCTATTTTTGGAGTTGTTGCTATACATATTAAAAATGATACATCAAATGCAGCACTTATAGGTAATTTTTTCACCCCTTTGTCAGTTCCTTTTTTCTATATTGTTTCTCTTCTTTATTTTATTATTGGACTAAAATCAGTAGGGGATAATGTCGTAAAAAAGACTTTCCACAAAACTTTTTATAGAATAGTTTTGCCTTACCTAATCTGGACTGTGATTTATGTTTTATTACGGGTAATTAAAGCTCAATTAATAGGTGCTGAATCGGGGATAGTTTTTTGGCGAGCTTTTTTTTATGGAGAAAGTGCAGTTCAACTTTATTTTATACCCTATCTACTAAGTATGCAGGCTATCATACTGTCTTTGTACCTATTATTTAAAGGTAATGTTAAAAATAAATTTTATGGAATAACTTTATTAATATCTACAGCGCTATTTTTAAAAATTAGTATAGTTAATAATTGTTTTGGTAATTCCATTGGGTTTGTATTGATAGGGATTCCGTCGTATATTTCGTTTGCTTTTTTAAGTACCTTATTTTTATCAAATAGAATAAATATTAAAACTGTTTGTATTGGGGCAACAATTATAGCAGTTATTGTAGCTTTGATTGAAAATAAAATAGATCTAACTATTTCAGATTATTCAGCATTAAGTCCTTTGTTAGCATTTGGTTTGTTATTAATGGGTATTGGATTATATGATAGTATTCGCTTACCTTTAGTATTAACCTCGGCTACGTATGGCGTTTATCTTGCTCATATTTTGATTTTGGAAGGATTTGAATTTATAATTGATAAAGCACAAATTATTTTAAATTATGGTTTTTTCGAGAAATTACTTTTAACAGTATTCATTTTTGGTATTTCAATAATTCTATTATTATTGATTAGAAAATATTCTTTATTGCGTATTTTTTTATTGGGAGAAAAATAA
- a CDS encoding putative colanic acid biosynthesis acetyltransferase, protein MLGHNLNDKDAYKRPVFSTSSKIRRFLWQITWFILCRYSPAPLHKWRCFIISAFGANLGKNNFIYPNCKIWAPWLLETEDVATIGPGVEIYNPGGVFLGHHSIISQDAYICGATHDYNSKHFTYLSKKIIIAPYSWICARAIVLPGVICNEGSVLAAAAITSKDLESWSVYGGNPAKRIKKRNNFLNDI, encoded by the coding sequence ATGTTAGGACATAATTTAAATGATAAAGATGCTTATAAGAGACCTGTTTTCTCGACTTCAAGTAAAATAAGACGTTTTTTATGGCAAATTACATGGTTTATTCTCTGTCGTTACTCACCAGCTCCATTACATAAATGGAGATGTTTTATTATTAGCGCTTTTGGAGCTAATTTAGGAAAGAATAATTTTATATATCCTAATTGTAAAATTTGGGCTCCTTGGCTTTTAGAAACAGAAGATGTTGCAACGATTGGCCCAGGGGTTGAGATTTATAATCCAGGAGGAGTGTTCTTAGGCCACCATTCAATTATTTCACAAGATGCCTACATTTGCGGAGCCACACACGACTATAATTCAAAACATTTTACATATTTGAGTAAAAAAATTATCATAGCACCATATTCCTGGATATGTGCAAGAGCTATAGTGTTGCCAGGTGTTATATGTAATGAAGGGAGCGTATTGGCAGCAGCAGCAATAACATCAAAAGACCTTGAATCATGGAGTGTTTATGGAGGTAATCCTGCAAAACGAATAAAAAAGAGAAACAATTTTTTGAATGATATTTAA
- a CDS encoding VanZ family protein, producing the protein MKKISLRVLSFFYFSIVIYVVFFARRRQQLVDFRNEINLFPFQDKINFIQTSSIRSEADKYVFYSDFLGNIVMFIPFVFAVEWLVTKQYSNRFHILTLFLCSFSIESLQFIFNIGVFDIDDLLLNTVGGLLGLLAFNFFNFKRLKS; encoded by the coding sequence TTGAAAAAAATAAGCCTACGCGTCTTATCGTTTTTTTATTTCTCGATAGTAATATATGTAGTTTTTTTTGCAAGAAGAAGACAGCAACTTGTAGATTTTAGGAATGAAATTAATTTATTTCCTTTTCAGGATAAAATTAATTTCATTCAGACAAGTAGTATCCGAAGTGAAGCTGATAAGTATGTGTTTTATTCTGATTTTTTAGGGAATATTGTTATGTTTATTCCTTTTGTTTTTGCTGTAGAATGGTTAGTGACTAAACAATATTCCAATCGTTTTCATATCTTAACATTGTTTTTATGTAGTTTTTCGATAGAAAGCCTTCAGTTCATTTTTAATATCGGAGTTTTTGATATTGATGATTTATTGCTGAATACAGTAGGTGGTCTTTTAGGCTTATTAGCCTTCAATTTTTTTAATTTTAAACGACTTAAGTCTTAA
- a CDS encoding glycosyltransferase: protein MKILHVISSMHPNSGGTSQAIRNIIPSLQKNDVENEVVCLDNSDLDYGATDDFKIYKIGRGKTSYQYQSLLVKWLENNLLTYGAVIVHGIWQYPNYAVYRAISRLKTQNKLVPKVVIMPHGMLDPYFQKATDRKWKALRNELVWKATEQKAVNAADALFFTCEEELLLAQTTFKGYDPKKEINVGFGIPHPPIRTVRMQTVFHEVLPSLKNNYWLFLSRIHPKKGIDLLIEAYSQLCLEHPILPELVIAGPTDSVYAQQMMTLAKNNPKIHFTGMLNGEAKWGAFYGCDTYLLPSHQENFGISIVEAMACRKSVLISKNINIWREIEAGNGGWVLDNLTVKAIEAQLVKIAKLDILELELKDAQAYDTFEQKFSIEVCAAVFTKVIKEL, encoded by the coding sequence ATGAAAATTCTTCATGTTATTTCTTCTATGCATCCCAATTCTGGAGGGACTTCCCAGGCGATTCGGAATATTATTCCAAGTCTTCAAAAAAATGACGTCGAAAATGAAGTAGTCTGTTTGGACAACTCTGATCTAGATTATGGAGCTACAGATGATTTTAAAATATATAAAATAGGGAGAGGTAAAACGTCTTATCAATATCAGTCCTTATTAGTAAAGTGGTTAGAAAATAATTTACTTACCTACGGTGCTGTAATAGTTCATGGAATTTGGCAATACCCTAATTATGCAGTATATAGAGCCATTAGCCGATTAAAAACACAAAATAAGTTAGTGCCAAAAGTTGTGATTATGCCCCACGGGATGTTAGATCCTTATTTTCAAAAGGCAACGGATCGTAAATGGAAAGCATTACGCAATGAGTTAGTATGGAAAGCGACAGAACAAAAAGCTGTTAATGCGGCGGACGCCTTGTTTTTCACTTGTGAAGAAGAACTGTTATTAGCTCAAACTACTTTTAAAGGTTATGATCCTAAAAAGGAAATTAATGTGGGGTTTGGTATTCCGCATCCACCTATTCGAACTGTTAGAATGCAAACAGTTTTTCATGAAGTACTCCCATCTTTAAAAAATAATTACTGGTTATTTTTGAGTAGGATTCATCCTAAAAAAGGAATAGATTTGTTGATTGAAGCTTATAGTCAACTATGCCTAGAGCATCCAATTTTACCTGAACTTGTTATTGCAGGTCCTACAGATTCTGTGTATGCTCAACAAATGATGACGCTAGCAAAGAATAACCCTAAAATTCATTTTACGGGGATGTTAAATGGGGAAGCAAAATGGGGGGCTTTTTATGGCTGTGATACTTATTTGTTACCGAGTCATCAAGAGAATTTTGGTATTTCGATTGTAGAAGCTATGGCTTGTCGTAAATCAGTACTTATTTCTAAAAACATTAATATTTGGAGAGAAATTGAAGCAGGTAATGGAGGGTGGGTGCTAGATAATCTGACCGTTAAAGCAATTGAAGCGCAGTTGGTTAAAATAGCAAAATTGGATATATTAGAATTAGAACTAAAAGATGCTCAGGCTTATGATACCTTTGAACAAAAATTCAGTATTGAAGTATGCGCAGCCGTTTTTACTAAAGTTATAAAAGAGTTGTAA
- a CDS encoding glycosyltransferase family 1 protein, whose amino-acid sequence MKIIIFTHPLFLGSQSMPRYATMLEQGMLERGHAVGLWTASPFFFRLPVPVLFKKWLGYIDQFIVFPFQINRRLKNLPQNTLFVFSDQALGPWVPLAANRLHVIHCHDFLAQQSAKGIIPENRVGWSGIKYQEFIRKGYKKGKNFISISKQTQTDLHDFMGTVPALSKVVYNGLNQKFEQSNPELIRAQLTNDLKINLSLGYILHVGGNQFYKNRKGVIEIYTAWRKSTEINLPLLLVGSHPTMELEQLREESLFASDIHFLTSINDDLLKQGYQGATVLLFPSLAEGFGWPIAEAMASGCPVITTNEAPMTEVGGQAAYYIDKRPLDTKEVEEWAKRSALILNNVIRLNNKERQQCIDFGIENSKRFETEKALDQIESIYKKITENKF is encoded by the coding sequence ATGAAGATCATCATTTTTACACATCCTTTATTCCTTGGGTCGCAAAGTATGCCTCGATATGCTACTATGCTGGAACAGGGAATGTTGGAAAGAGGACATGCTGTAGGCCTTTGGACTGCTTCACCATTTTTTTTTAGGTTGCCTGTTCCTGTTCTTTTTAAAAAGTGGTTGGGCTATATTGATCAGTTCATTGTATTTCCGTTTCAAATTAATCGAAGACTAAAGAATCTACCTCAAAATACACTTTTTGTTTTTTCTGATCAAGCTTTAGGTCCTTGGGTACCATTAGCGGCCAATCGATTGCATGTGATTCATTGTCATGATTTTTTGGCACAACAATCAGCCAAAGGTATTATTCCCGAAAATAGAGTAGGCTGGTCTGGGATTAAATATCAAGAATTCATTAGAAAGGGATATAAGAAAGGAAAAAATTTTATTTCTATTTCTAAACAAACACAGACCGATCTTCATGATTTTATGGGGACAGTCCCTGCTCTTTCTAAAGTAGTTTACAATGGTTTGAATCAAAAATTTGAGCAATCAAATCCAGAATTGATTAGAGCGCAATTGACTAATGATTTGAAAATTAATCTCTCTTTAGGCTATATTTTGCATGTAGGTGGCAATCAATTTTATAAAAATAGAAAAGGGGTAATTGAAATTTATACCGCTTGGCGCAAATCTACTGAAATTAATTTACCATTATTATTGGTTGGTTCACATCCCACAATGGAGTTAGAACAATTAAGAGAGGAATCTCTTTTCGCATCAGACATTCACTTCTTAACTTCGATAAATGACGACTTATTAAAACAAGGATATCAAGGAGCTACAGTATTATTATTCCCTTCTTTAGCGGAAGGTTTTGGTTGGCCTATAGCGGAAGCTATGGCTTCAGGTTGTCCTGTAATCACGACTAATGAAGCTCCAATGACCGAAGTAGGAGGGCAAGCGGCTTATTATATAGATAAAAGACCATTAGATACAAAAGAAGTTGAAGAATGGGCAAAGCGATCTGCATTAATTTTGAACAATGTTATTAGACTAAATAACAAAGAACGACAACAATGTATTGATTTTGGTATTGAAAATTCCAAACGTTTTGAAACTGAAAAAGCATTGGATCAAATAGAATCTATTTATAAAAAAATTACTGAAAATAAATTTTAA
- a CDS encoding glycosyltransferase family 2 protein → MKVSIITICYNRVATIEASILSVINQDYPNIEYIVIDGNSKDGTQAIIQKYTDEIAVYISEPDKGMYDAINKGLQLATGDVIGLMHSDDTFYDTKVVSNIAATFQKQCGIDGVYGDGIYVTNDVEERLVRNRIGGEYNFNNILKGWLPLHPTVYLRKACIEKYGVYNLDFKIASDTEFLLRYLYKHKIKMYYLNSYVVKMKMGGLSTDYKRAIAVLKEDYTIYKYHNISALKVVFQKKVQALQQYLKK, encoded by the coding sequence ATGAAAGTATCAATTATTACCATCTGTTACAATCGTGTTGCTACTATTGAAGCATCTATTTTAAGCGTGATTAATCAAGATTATCCTAATATAGAGTATATTGTTATAGATGGGAATTCTAAGGATGGTACTCAGGCTATTATCCAAAAATATACGGATGAAATCGCGGTTTATATATCAGAGCCAGATAAAGGCATGTATGATGCAATTAACAAAGGTCTTCAGTTGGCAACAGGGGATGTTATAGGTTTAATGCATTCCGATGATACTTTTTATGATACGAAAGTTGTGTCTAATATTGCCGCTACATTTCAAAAACAATGCGGCATAGATGGTGTTTACGGTGATGGAATCTATGTTACGAATGACGTAGAGGAACGTTTAGTGAGAAATAGAATTGGTGGGGAATACAATTTTAATAATATTTTGAAAGGTTGGTTGCCATTGCACCCTACGGTTTATCTTAGAAAAGCTTGTATTGAAAAATATGGAGTTTATAATTTAGATTTTAAAATAGCTTCAGATACTGAGTTTTTATTACGCTATTTATACAAACATAAAATTAAAATGTATTATCTAAATAGCTATGTCGTTAAAATGAAGATGGGTGGCCTAAGTACAGATTATAAAAGGGCTATTGCTGTTCTGAAAGAAGATTATACGATTTATAAATATCACAATATAAGCGCGCTAAAAGTTGTTTTCCAAAAGAAAGTACAAGCTTTACAGCAATATTTAAAAAAATAA
- a CDS encoding UDP-glucuronic acid decarboxylase family protein: protein MKKILVTGGAGFVGSHLCARLLEEGNDVICLDNYFTGDKKNILKLLGNPRFELVRHDITEPYYAEVDEIYNLACPASPVHYQYNPIKTIKTSVMGAINTLGLAKRVKAKILQASTSEVYGDPQVHPQPESYWGHVNPIGIRSCYDEGKRCAETLFMDYHNQNNVAIKIIRIFNTYGPNMNPADGRVVSNFIVQALKGEDITIFGDGMQTRSFQYVDDLVEGMIRMMNSDDAFLGPVNLGNPNEFTMLELAEAVIALTGSQSKIIHLALPQDDPKQRQPDISLAKEKLGGWQPKVELNEGLIKTIAYFENLLKQEEVSR from the coding sequence ATGAAAAAAATATTAGTTACAGGTGGTGCAGGATTTGTTGGATCTCATTTGTGTGCCCGTTTATTAGAGGAAGGGAATGATGTAATATGTTTGGATAATTACTTTACAGGCGATAAGAAAAACATATTAAAATTATTGGGTAATCCTCGTTTTGAATTGGTCCGTCATGACATCACGGAACCTTATTATGCTGAAGTAGATGAGATTTATAATTTAGCTTGTCCAGCTTCTCCAGTTCATTACCAATACAATCCGATTAAGACTATAAAGACTTCTGTAATGGGGGCTATTAATACGTTGGGGTTGGCAAAAAGGGTAAAAGCAAAAATTTTACAGGCCAGTACCAGTGAAGTGTATGGTGATCCACAGGTGCATCCGCAACCTGAAAGTTATTGGGGACATGTTAATCCTATTGGGATCCGTTCCTGTTATGATGAAGGCAAGCGTTGTGCCGAAACCTTGTTCATGGACTATCACAATCAAAATAATGTAGCTATAAAAATTATTCGAATTTTTAATACTTACGGGCCTAATATGAATCCCGCTGATGGTCGTGTAGTTTCTAATTTTATCGTTCAAGCATTAAAAGGGGAAGATATCACGATCTTTGGTGACGGTATGCAAACGCGTTCTTTTCAATATGTGGATGATTTAGTGGAAGGTATGATTCGAATGATGAATTCAGATGATGCATTCTTAGGTCCTGTCAATTTGGGGAATCCTAACGAATTTACGATGTTAGAATTGGCAGAAGCTGTTATTGCATTAACAGGTTCTCAATCTAAAATTATACATTTGGCCTTACCACAAGACGATCCCAAACAAAGACAACCGGATATTAGTTTAGCGAAAGAAAAACTAGGAGGGTGGCAACCTAAAGTGGAGCTAAATGAAGGATTGATTAAAACGATAGCCTATTTTGAAAACCTCTTAAAACAAGAAGAGGTAAGTAGATAA
- a CDS encoding GMC family oxidoreductase, whose translation MDNRIFDLCIIGSGPAGIITALEYSKLNPEKTILLVEYGKSDTVKNPLDDSIIISNLTNHHPVYECTNKKFGGSSETWGGRCVMYDEVDFIDRPIINNGCTWDLDLFEEVKKYLSQTAAYFECGEAKFNLNQIDKFEKTRIADDFDSENISDSVVERWSMPTRFGIRYRKEIFANKNITLIEGYEARSFEKPIADGKVSLLELVDWDNKVKQIEARDFVIAAGAQESTRLLLRNLQLFKNLNDVPHSLGKYYQGHLSGKIASVQFYGNPKKTDYAFLRDDDGIYLRRRFQFKADYLIENNLLNTAIWLDNPLYYDPKHGSGAMSFMYMAMITPFLGKKLAPPAIADSITKGKVENLDKHLLNIIKGFPFSISKPAIIFFKRFMLKRKLPGVFLYSPENKYALHFHSEQIPYEGNTITLSEDGDKLLINYTLTDDDINSVIALHKELDQSLQKSGCGKLEYWFPEADLFNEIKKMSRDGIHQSGTTRIANSAEKGVVDRNLKIFGTANIYVCSSSVFPTSGQANPTFFLGAFAVRLAHELTYKK comes from the coding sequence ATGGACAATAGAATATTTGACCTATGTATAATAGGTAGTGGTCCCGCTGGTATTATTACAGCTCTTGAATACAGTAAACTTAATCCTGAGAAGACTATATTACTCGTAGAATATGGTAAGTCAGATACAGTAAAAAACCCATTGGATGACAGTATCATAATCTCCAATCTTACGAACCATCATCCAGTATATGAATGTACCAACAAGAAGTTTGGAGGGTCTAGCGAAACTTGGGGAGGACGTTGCGTAATGTATGATGAAGTTGATTTTATTGATCGACCAATAATTAACAATGGTTGCACATGGGATTTAGACTTGTTTGAAGAGGTAAAAAAATATTTATCGCAAACTGCTGCGTATTTCGAATGTGGTGAGGCTAAATTTAATCTAAATCAAATAGATAAATTTGAAAAAACACGTATTGCAGATGATTTTGATTCTGAAAATATATCGGACTCTGTCGTAGAAAGATGGAGTATGCCTACACGTTTTGGTATACGCTATAGAAAAGAAATATTTGCTAATAAAAATATTACCTTAATTGAGGGCTATGAAGCAAGATCTTTTGAAAAACCCATTGCCGATGGAAAAGTATCGCTTCTTGAGCTAGTTGATTGGGATAATAAAGTAAAACAAATAGAAGCTAGGGATTTTGTTATAGCTGCTGGCGCACAAGAAAGCACGAGGCTATTATTACGTAACCTGCAACTATTTAAAAATCTTAATGATGTTCCACATTCACTAGGCAAATATTACCAAGGTCATCTTAGTGGGAAAATTGCTTCGGTGCAGTTTTATGGAAATCCTAAAAAGACTGATTATGCTTTTTTGAGAGATGATGATGGGATTTATTTGAGAAGACGCTTTCAGTTTAAAGCAGATTACCTTATTGAAAATAATCTCTTAAATACAGCAATATGGCTTGATAATCCATTATATTATGATCCAAAACATGGTAGTGGGGCTATGTCGTTTATGTATATGGCAATGATTACACCTTTTTTAGGGAAAAAGTTGGCACCACCAGCAATTGCTGATTCAATAACAAAAGGGAAAGTAGAAAACTTAGATAAGCATTTATTGAACATCATAAAAGGATTTCCTTTTTCAATATCTAAACCCGCTATTATTTTTTTTAAACGGTTTATGTTAAAACGCAAACTACCTGGCGTCTTTCTTTATAGCCCTGAAAATAAATATGCGTTACACTTTCATTCTGAACAAATTCCTTATGAAGGAAATACAATTACACTATCTGAGGATGGAGATAAATTGTTAATAAATTATACACTTACGGATGACGATATAAATTCGGTTATAGCTCTTCATAAAGAGTTAGATCAATCCCTGCAAAAAAGTGGTTGTGGTAAATTAGAATATTGGTTCCCTGAAGCAGATTTATTTAATGAAATAAAAAAAATGTCGCGTGATGGAATTCATCAGTCTGGCACTACCCGAATTGCAAACTCTGCAGAAAAAGGAGTAGTAGACCGCAATCTTAAAATATTTGGTACAGCAAATATATATGTTTGTAGTAGCTCTGTTTTTCCAACTTCAGGACAAGCAAATCCTACTTTTTTTCTTGGGGCATTTGCAGTAAGGCTTGCTCATGAACTAACTTATAAAAAATAA